DNA from Misgurnus anguillicaudatus chromosome 13, ASM2758022v2, whole genome shotgun sequence:
TTTAATATACCATGTAAATGTAGACCGTAGTATTCTGAAGTATTAATTACTGTAAATGGTTAAactgttttaaatgatttaattcactttaataaatgtatactgTGGTAGGTATAACTAAATTTAGGCATTTAACATAGTATTCTGaaatattaattacattaaataccGTAAAAATATAGtacactttaatatttactacagtaaattTAAGCATGTTATAgtaattacactttaaaaatggtaaaatcaacatatatttttatgttactttaccttaacaaattaaattaaacaatttcaacttgtttttataaattatgtcaAGTTATCAAAAGTCAAAACTTGCAAAACAACTTCATggcatatttttacagtttactACATTTTGTTATTACACTTCAATATTTACTAAAGTAAATTGTAGTATACATTCTagtaattattacattttgttcatgtatactgtagtatactgaagtattaactatagtgaattgataaactgtagtGTATATACTTGAACATTTATTATGGTAAGAACCAAAAACAAGAACAGATTGGAAGACCCAAATAAGAACATTATGAGAGATAGAGACACAGATGTCCTCTTGTATTAGAAATAGACACACACCGTTTGGCCCGTTTGAACCTTACATAAGCGCTCTGTGTGATCTTCTAATCCCTTATCAGATTAAACACCCTCTTcttttgaaataaaatgacatgaagaCATACGAATAGATAAACCTACCTTACATCTCTACTAAAAAATGGTCAAAcatcaattttaaatattacagcacaaaacaaagacaaaacaactTCATTCATATGCAAATACTTTTTACACAAAGAGGAAACTGCACACGTTGTAGTTCACATAAGCAAATTAACCAAGCGAATATGTGCATGTATTGCATTTACAAATACATGCAACATTTAGCACACAAATGTCAGTTTGTGGAAAAAGTTTATTCTGTTTTTGCATCaagtatttacaacatttgtatttgaaaacagtaaaatataatgTGAGGtgtaaaactttgttttttttttcacttttatcATCTCTTTTTGGTGATGCAAAATAAGTGGAGCACAGTTTAAAATAAGCTATGATCGAGTTCCTGTATTGTGgttatgaaaatatttaaagtcaAATTATTAAAAGGACACAGGAGCAACCCTGAGTTACATCATGGTAAAATGATTCACCTTCTTCCTGTAACCCCGTAGCTTCCCACATCCTAAACCAATTACTGTACAGAgagttttgtattttttgatcTCTAATCTGCGATGTGTCATACTCATATACGGCTATTGATTTAAAATGGATTATTTACATTTCTATTTATTACAATAGACATTATAATGTTTCAGAAAGTGCTATGTAAATACGTCAAACCATCAAAATCCACTAAATTATGTcaattttacattaaaaataatgcaaaaaaaaaaccataTGATCTTAACATAAAAGTGGTATATGACTAAAAACAGAAAGTATTctaagtataattttttttcacagttttATGCTTCCCCCTTTCTCAGAGCATCTACTGCTGCAAGTGGAAAATTCACTATTACAAAATATATGCTTGCCATCTCAAAAAAAAAGGGGAAGCAGAACTTTTTGTCACATCTACAGAGGACATAGTGCTTAGACAGTGACAAAAATAGATGACAGCTCTCACACGGAAGAGAGAATGGAAACAAACATGGAAATGGTCCAAACTGAGAGGGAGCAACAatcaaagcaaaaaaatctaaagtatAACAGGTATACGTTGATTTATGGTATGAACCAAAACTGAAAGAATATCTGGTTAACAGCCCCTTAGTAGCTAGTTACTGGCTTCCTGTTTTGCATCAGTCAAAGACTGCTGAAAAATCAATTTAATGAAATATGAAATTCAGAGCTGACGAAGCGTTCCAGTTGATCTCAGGTTCAAAATCATTACAAAAAAGTAAGTTGTTGGAAAGTAACTTCTTAGATATAATCTGTGATCGATGAGATTAATGTTGGCAGACGTATTCGTGTAGCGCTggtataaaaaaactgaatcgAATGTAAGACTTTGAGTGTGATCTTGAAAACTTGTGAAGGCAAGAAGCCGGCAGAAAACTTGAACTTGGTTACATCCATCGCCTGTTGAAAGAAagataataaatgtaaatgtaaagaaataaaacagTGCATTTAAAGTACACACAGAAAGATAGACGAGACTGTCCTCCAAAACCTCATAGGTCGTTTGTGCAAGCACCTTATTATGAAGTAAAGTGACGTATTAAGGGATTAGTGTCCTCTAGCAGCAGTGGCTTATGCAACCTGTCGTTACGTTTTAAGGTTTTtgaatttttcatttatttcatgaatttgttaatgtaaaaatggttgtataaacatttgaaggtgctctaagcgaattcacgcgttttagaccataaaatttttttgttacatacagcaaacatctcctcactatctgcttgctgcctgtccgctaatcaaactgtaaaaaacgcgatctctgtagacagcacAGGCTctacaaactgcaataaaaacaaagtggctaaacctacaaacagaaaccataacaaagtgttccagccaataaacgacaagaaggatttgagggtggggcgcattcatgaaagcacggaaagGAGGGGGacgagttagctacgctccgtttgtttgaaaacagttaaaacatcaacaaaaagtaacgtcacacagattcgcttagagcgcctttaaaaatattttagagcATCTAACCCCACCCTCACCTTATCCAACCACTTCTCAACCATATAAAACACGACacgcaagtaaaagtacaggCACAGGTATTtataaaagtattacaaacTACTTGCGATGCGAACCTTGCAAACTGCAGCCATACGATTACTTTATATGAAGAACTCGCAGTGATCAAAACGCAAAGtcagatctcattcaaacataaaccagcATGATGTAGTCGGTCACAAGAGCCAATAGCGCTTCACATTCTTAGCTAACGTAATGATGCAATCGGTTACAAGACACGCGAGAGCCAATGCCTTTTCACAATCATGATGTATCATCGCagttttttaaatcagtgtacACCGGATCTGATATTTACAGCGGATTGGCATCACATTCGCATCTTTTCTTCAAACAAatcgattgtttgacctcagtacacttggaatattttaagtgcattttaaaaaagttgtgactgttttgtatgctgtgtttaataaataaatgcgtATGTTATTTGTCCTAAATGCCTGAATAGTgtaatgcagtggttctcaaactgggggccgggccccccggggggccgcgagatggtgccaggggggccccagttttatgacatttcataaaacacattaatttatcatgaattctgtgtaattaaacataaaaaaaaataaggctactaaccaacagcattacttggtatactttaatatgttttgtcttattaaaTGTTAGGTTTTAGAACAAaattgttataaaaaaaatttggggggccgcaaaggaatgcaccatatacaaggggggccacacgctgaaaaagtttgagaaccactggtgtaatgtgtaattaaatacaattaatcctTGCAGTTTCAATTGAAAATCTTATCCCAGTACATGTCATCATAGCAAAATTATAccccaaaatataatttcataccCTAATACAGTGGTTCTAAAACTGGGGGCcggcgagatggtgccaggggggccccagttttatgacattttataaaaaacattcatttatcataaattctgtgtaattaaacataaaaaaataagactactaacCAACTACTTTGtatagtttattttttgttttattaaaatgttcaattttatcacagttttttgtcataaattttatTTGGGGGGCTGCGATGGAATGCACCATAcgcaaggggggccgcacgcagaaaaagtttgagaaccactgccctaatATAGTGGTTCTCAAgctttttcagcgtgtggccccccttgtgtattgTGCATCCCTTCgcagccccccaaagaaaatttatgacaaaaaactgttctcaaacttaacatttgaattaaacaaaacattaaattatacaaattagTGCCGCTGGTTAATAgccttattattatttgtttaattacacaaagtacataataaattaatgtattttataaattgtCATAAAATCGGGCCCCCCCTGGCTCCATCTCAcggcccccagtttaagaaccactgccctgatatattaagtttcacctgctgccggtagaggcgctaatttagtaaatgcatctaTTGGTCGTATTGGGTGAAATGGACAAACGACCAAAGCAATCGCATGGGCTGGAGGATCGGTTGGGAGATAGACAGACCTTCATCCTTGCTCTTGTTCTGCATGGTTTCCTTGAGTTCCCCTGCTAAGCCTAAATTTCTTCTCTTTTAGTGACCGCTGGGAAAGTCCTAGACCAGAGAAATAAGTTTAAAGAAATGCAAAGAATATGTAAAgcaaagcacacagttgacagtacccaataagtatttgtttttcctactatggaaatcaaCGGGTGGTGTCAACTGTGCCACAAACACATACCATTGTTTATCAAAATATGCATCTTTTATGTATTCAACAgaaaacatgagggtgagtaaatgatgacagtattttattttttggtgaactatccctttaagaacctGCTGTGCTAAGTTTATAGTGTGAAACTCAAGGCTCTCTCACCATTACTCTCTGGTCCTGgtctttttctgcttgtttcATGATCATTGTTCTCCTTTTCGTCTTGCTCAGCCGCTCTGCTCTCAAGATCTGCCAACTTTACTGTCTAGTGTTTGTATAACACAACACATCAGAAGTTACAAATGATGTCAGAACTTAAAAAAAGCTATTTAATTCATATGGGATCATTTACCTGTCCTCCAGGTCTAAGTGACTCCATAAGCACAACTGGAAGGCAACAAAGCAATGttaatacatttaatacaaataGCACAgcatacttttacttttactacaCTTAGACAAATGTGAGAGATTTCACCTGGTTGGAGAGAAATGCTAATTTTTTTGGTGTCTGAGTTGGTAGATGTTTCGGCTGCTGGAGGTGTCTCATCTTTCTGTACCTCTTCCTTTTCTTTAGATCTGTCCTGTGCTGTTTCCTCCTGTGCAATATGGGCAAAAGATCACTATCATTTACCTAGCAAGCAATAGCCATCATTTCACAGTCTAagttaactatagacccaatatagtctGGCTATGAGTAACACAATTTGCGTTTTAAATAACTTGCGagatattccatcatgtaagcaaagtcaacaccgattacaaggtgtttggcttttttacatttatacaaaAAGATGTTACCTGTGTGTTGTTGTCTGTCATCTGCGGGTCACTTTGAGGACTTGATGGGCACTGAGAAGATGATGAAAGCGGAGCAGGTGGTGAGGAAGACGAAGACGAAGATGCGTCACTCTGTGAGTGCGTTTTCTCTTTGCTTTTGGAGCGTCCCGACTCGGACAGATCCAGCGGTGTTTCCTCCTCATCCTCTCTGAGGTTCTCTCCGAAAATCCTTTCCGGCTGTGCCGGCGTGACCCTACACTGGGGCGCCGCTGTAACAGTTTCTCCTCCTGTTGCTCTTTTCTCGCGACTCTCAACATGCTCTGAGAGACTTCTGCGCGGAGGCCGTTCTGACCAGGGCCGAAGACTGCTGGGGCTCGGGATGGGCGTGCGAGACAGGAGGCCGTTGATAGTAGGGACCAGTTTAGGGAAACGCAGTATATTTGAACTTTGCATTTGAGTTGGGCTTGAATGaactgcaataccgctattaacACCAGAGGTGGGTGCCGCTACTGTTACCCAGTCAGGTGAATCCGAAAGCGGCCAGGGGAGACGGACTGTCTGCATTGGGAGCGGCCGGAATGGGACAGGGGCGTGGATCTGTCGACGGCTGCTACGTTCCTCAGAAGGCGAAAAACTCTTTAGTAGACCAAGAGCTGTTGGAAGTGATGGAGATAAAGGCGAATGTCTCTGCTCCAGTGACTCCACACTTGAAGCTCTAGGGGTACAGGAGAAGAAGAATTAAGGTGTGAGACCTTTGTCTGTTTTACAATGTTAGTGCATCTTTTTTGGGCTGTCTCACCTTCTTTCTGATCCAAACAATGGGGGTTTGTTGGACTCCTGGGTGAGAGAAACATACACATTTTAACAAGCAACGACACAGGAATGAATTTGGCAACAACTAATTTAAAGATTTGAAAGATATTAAAACGAATGTAAGTATTACTTACGAATGAAAATGCCCTGGCCCAGCCTTGCATAAGTTTGTGTTCAGACACTTTCTCTGTACAGAACAAAGTTTATTTCAGATGGTCTCATCAGTAAAAATGTGAACAAGGTTATTTTTATAAGTTTAcacgtaaattaaataaaaataaagtaatttgtaTATTAATGTATGCGTATCTGTCTGGGgagggctctgagctcggaATTTGGCCCGAACCCAGAGTTGGGAAAAATTTAAGGTACAAATTGGTACCTttaaggtacatatctgtacctaaatggtacatggTGACAAAATGGTACAACTTTTGAGAGTGTCCTATACCTCAATCAATAAAGTACCTATCCTATGCCATCCTGTCCTGTCCTATCCTAAATGTTTCTGTAGATCAGTGGtggagcattgtgttagcagcataaaaggttgtgggttcgaacccatggaTATAATTCCTGATATAATGTATACCATGTAATGCACTGAAAGACGATTTGGACaactgccaaatgcataaatgtactgtaatgtaaaatgaaaaaaaaagtataGGTGTGTCCAACCTTTATAATGGTTCTTAGTATATAAAAATGTCCCAAATATAAATACCCCAGGTATTTTGGTAAAACTTTCTCTCATATCTCATGAATTTTAGTTCTGTTTTAACTCACCCAGGCTGTCCGTTGGACTGTTTTCCATCTCACGCTTGACAGTGGCTGCAGGTACAGTGGCGTCCCCTGCTGGTGACTGGCTAGACTTCAGCCCTGAGGTCAGCAGAGTCACAGCGGCCACTGCTGTGTCAGGTGATAACTTGACCTCGGGAGGGATGCTTTCCTCTGAAAGACCATTCTGCTGACTGCAAAAAGTACAGATTTGTATTTTTATGCACGGCTGGCACATAGAAACTAGACATTTTTTCATGGAAATACTTTGGCAAACAAGCCTTGACCACAAGCAGAAGTGACTGGATACTGAATCTTGTTCAGCAAAATTAATGTTTGaaatttgcacacacacacagttacaGTAAAGTAGACTGAAAAGGACCTTGTACTTAATCTACACCCAGTTGGGAAAatcaaaaaacaaataaatattaaatacgaAACGTGTTTTACTTACTTTGTACGATCCCTCAGGCTCTTCACCTCCTCTTTCAATttgtcattttctttctttaatgCATTCATCTCACTCACTGCAGTAGTGAACAAACAGGAAATATCATTAATATTCACATAACTGTGTGACCTAGTTGTTGAGTGCAAGTTCAAATCCTGCACGGGGTGACTGACTGGTTTGTACTAATTTACTTGTATTTGTTAAGGGACTGACATGTAATACAGAATGATAAATATTTCATTCAATTTTCAATTTGAAGATCCAAAAACGTTCTCCTTTTAAATCCCAGATTTTCAGTTCTGTGCCTGACTTTTGAACCGCACTGTTTGTGTATTTTCTAGGTCTATTTATAACTCACCCAGTATAGAGATATGCTGTAAACTCTGCAGCTGTGAGCTTTCATATTCCTGCAGTCTTTTTTTAGCCACATCCTGAGTGACTGTACATCTGTCGCACAATCCGGCTCGCAACCTGAAAATCAACAGACACATCAAGTGTGGTCAACGGTAAATCAGATTtaagactctctctctctctctttctctctctctctctcagtcacttacacacacatgcacatacacacCTGTTTTCCAGCTGTTTGATGTTCTCTGTCAGTATCCGTTGCTGTTCTCGGAGCTGCTGGTTCCTGTTGTAAAGTTCCTCCATGCGCTTTGAATCGCTgcaacatacaaacaaacacaatattaatgttaaaggaatattccattttcttaaaagaaaaatccagataatttactcaccaccatgtcatccaaaatgttgatgtctttctttgttcagtcgagaggaggttttgttttttggggagaacattgcaggatttttctcattttgatggactttgataGACACCAACAGTTGACGCTTGGCTcgacacgtaacagtttttttcaacggagtttcaaaggactataaacaatcccaaacaaggcataagtgtcttgtctagcgaaacgattgtcatttttgacaagaaaaataacaaatatacacttttaaaccacaacttctcgtcaagATCcgatccagcgcgacctaacgtaaatgcgtagtgacgtagggaggtcacgtgttacatatataaaacgcacatttgcggaccattgtaaacaataaactgacacaaagacattaattagtatcagttgacatacaacaacgtcggaacagtCCTCCTTCAAGActcttgtaaacactggggcggagtttcgcgttcgtcctctgtgacctcttgacgtcatgacgtattgcgtggagtcacactggcgcatcacgaccggatctcgacgagaagttgtgtatttgttatttttcttgtcaaaggTGGCGGTCGTtgtgctggatgggacccttgtgcctggTTTGGaattgtttgtggtcctttgaaactccgttgaaaaaaactgttttgtgttgagttaagtgttaattgttggtgtctattaaagtccattaaaatgtgaaaaatcctgcaatgttttcctcaaaaaacataatttcttctcggctGAGCAGGGAaggacatcggcattttggatgacatggtggtgagtgaattgtctggatttttcttttaagaaaattgactattcctttaagcttagTTGTTGAGCTCGACAACCAAGATCATAATGAAAGTTTTGGGTTAATTTCCAAGGCAACACACATAGTGATAAAATAACACAATGTAAGTCGCATTgaaaaaagtgtctgccaaatgcataaatgtcatACTTACATATTctttttatttgtcatttctagCACTTTCTCCTGCCATCCTttaaataaagagagagagacacagatGACAAACCACATCATTTTTTCTCAGAGCGTTAAATCTttagtacactctcagaaaaaaggtacaaaagttgtaccTTTTTATCATTGGGATGGTACCTTTAAAAAACATCCTAATATGTACAGTGTGTAccttagatcagtggttctcaaactgggggccataaaatgtttatgacattttataaaatatagtaaagctcacataacacatacCGTTTTCTTTCGTGTTGTCTGATTATTAAAAGACAGAATGGCCATTCCGTTTTTTTTGCCGGAAAACACTTGAAGGCGTACGGTGGGCGGAGCTAAAGGGTTACGAGTATGCGTAGCCTTTGGATACTAATCTAACAGCTGTGACATTGATGGAaatggaaaacattttttttaacaactATGGCTTACAGTCAGATACAGCCGTACACATATGATCCAGAATCGGATACTGAGTCAGTAATTGATCAACAGGAACAACAGCAGCAATGATTACAGCAGTAAGTCTCTATCAGGTAattaatctgtgtttgtttatcggctattttaataaaaaatgcaaaactcTTGATGTGTTATTTCTGCATTTGCCcttttaaaaggtgtaaatgtcGTAAGTGCAGTATGATGCCAACTGAGGTGAaaaatgtttgctgttgtttgtgttgtttacattacatgcacgtATGCACCGATTGCAAACAAGACACGTGAGATTTTGATTTACTTATGCCTGTGGTTGCAACTCCTAAACAGTGTCTTTTAAAGTTCATCAGTTGTAAACAAGTTCCaaaaagagcaatcagacaaCGGAaaggaggagttcacactgatgggaaACTTctctggccctgtcccaaatggcacccttcggacttgtggacttcctcagcgtccacactttgatgacatcatgtagtgcagaccttagggacccttaacGCGAGTCCAAGAGGGCGCAGCAGAGTCGTATTTTTGGACAGACTTGGGCATCATGCTGGAAATAGGAAGATAAATTGTCCATCAGAGGAACTGATGGCTTCACCGAAGatcgcatcaagggtgcaaagggggcgctgatgagcacactttggaGGGTAAAaggacagatgggacaccctacgaactcgtagactaagcaagcacgcgcaatttaaggcaaCGAGACAGAAAGCCCACAtaaagtgtgccatttgggacagggcctcttTCTCTCCGCTGCGCCCTTGTGGACTTgtgtcaagggtccctaaggtctgcactacattaTGTCAtcaagtgtggactctgaggatgTCCATAAGTCCGAAGTGTGCCATTTTCGACAGGTCCTTAGATGtacccagtgttgggtgtaactagttactaagtaattagttcctataattaaattacttttcctttgaaaaagtaaagtaaggggccagtcacaccaaaagcgtttatggcagttgcaggcaccttttttgaatgatattctatgagCAGGGcacgtttgcgcgctgtttatgcacGCCGAGCGCCTTacggttttttgccgcctgccgcgaacgcgtttttgaaggagcgctgagagcagagaagcgcctgacgtcattcgcgtctttccattgtccaatcgaatgaggggagaggcgggccttacgttgtggtgcgtttgcaagcgtttaaagcgcttttggtgtgactggcccccaAGGGATTACTCTTCTTTTTcatgtaatctaattacagttacttctgatgtatctaaatactgtgtatggactgtaaaacaattatgtatactaaAATACAATAGTgcatttaacatggttttagtttacaattctcactattaactggttgattattattagcattaatatgaATGAGATGTTGGctatttattaatacttaatagcacatattaatgcctgattctgcaaaaaaaatctttttatacatccttaaccctccccattcctaccaatacttaaaattaacaacttctttagtattaataagcagtagttggagtatattgaggcaaaagtagttaatagttatttaatagagagaatttgaccctaaagtgggatcagaataattgatgtacttttatatattatttcttcgagccatttcaagcctatccttgtactAATAGgttttagaaagtaattagtaataagtaattaaatactttttgaagagagtaatttgtaaagtaatctaattacatgattgaagatgtaattagtaactagtaattaattactttttttgagtaagtTACCCAACACTGGATGTACCAATATTTtcaactacaaaaaaaaaactttataaaatcTCTGTGAAcgacaatgtttatttttttctcagttATACGTTCCAAACATTGTCGACAGCATCTGTGGCATGCTGTCAAGTCTCACCCGAAACAATTTTGACTCGTCCTTCAGCTTTAgtaaacaaaactcgtgtttaCTGTGACGCATAACAATGCAAGTCAAAAGGAAAAGCCAATCTGGTGGCACGGATGTCTTTTGTTAAAGGCGTGTATCATTCTTCCATAAAAAAATTTGTGGTTTTGTTGGTTTAGTAAGTGGGCCTACTGTCCTAAGGTGAGGAACTTGTGGTAAATGCATTACCGCAtaattcctgtgggcggagtctGCTTCTAATAAAACTACATCCCTTTTACAGACTTCTACTGTAAAGGAGATGCACATTGGTTTGTTTACAATTACTGTTTTTCAAATCATGACAGACAATTGTCAACGAATAAACAAACATTCTTTAATGTATCAAGGTGTTAAATATGCTACTCTGTATAAAAATGACTTCAGTCTCACAAGCTTCTTACCTTCCAACTCATGTTCATGAACATCCTGCAGTTTCTGCAGAAGCTCAGAGAAGCTCTCCGCCATGCTGGTGTTCCTCTACACCTGCCAAttgattctttttttttctttctagagaaagagagtgaaagacagagagaaaacACATGTATTACTTT
Protein-coding regions in this window:
- the rbbp8l gene encoding uncharacterized protein rbbp8l — encoded protein: MAESFSELLQKLQDVHEHELEGWQEKVLEMTNKKNIDSKRMEELYNRNQQLREQQRILTENIKQLENRLRAGLCDRCTVTQDVAKKRLQEYESSQLQSLQHISILVSEMNALKKENDKLKEEVKSLRDRTNQQNGLSEESIPPEVKLSPDTAVAAVTLLTSGLKSSQSPAGDATVPAATVKREMENSPTDSLEKVSEHKLMQGWARAFSFESNKPPLFGSERRASSVESLEQRHSPLSPSLPTALGLLKSFSPSEERSSRRQIHAPVPFRPLPMQTVRLPWPLSDSPDWVTVAAPTSGVNSGIAVHSSPTQMQSSNILRFPKLVPTINGLLSRTPIPSPSSLRPWSERPPRRSLSEHVESREKRATGGETVTAAPQCRVTPAQPERIFGENLREDEEETPLDLSESGRSKSKEKTHSQSDASSSSSSSPPAPLSSSSQCPSSPQSDPQMTDNNTQEETAQDRSKEKEEVQKDETPPAAETSTNSDTKKISISLQPVVLMESLRPGGQTVKLADLESRAAEQDEKENNDHETSRKRPGPESNGLSQRSLKEKKFRLSRGTQGNHAEQEQG